In Nymphaea colorata isolate Beijing-Zhang1983 chromosome 5, ASM883128v2, whole genome shotgun sequence, one genomic interval encodes:
- the LOC116253981 gene encoding probable E3 ubiquitin-protein ligase BAH1-like 1 isoform X1: MKFCKRYQEYMQKQEIQHLPGVGFKRFKKILKKCREEHQSNRKSNNGLLVSTSSSSSSSTSSHCPVCDGTFFPTLLKEMSSISCSFNTRAKKLLELHMATGVHKYLIWFRNKCQGNNISLVEEGKDLVTYATVNAIAIRKILKKYDKIHHSKQGQAFRLQARSMSIEILQSPWLNELIAFYINLRETKSSMRTIPGLLEECAVTFDQGKPSLSCVLFESLRLEIDLTCSICLETVFDAVSLTCSHILCYMCACSAASVTIVDGLKAANPKAKCPLCRKEGVYECAVHLDELNILLKRSCPEYWRERQQSERRERVQQAKKHWENQCRAFMGI, translated from the exons ATGAAGTTCTGTAAAAGATATCAAGAGTACATGCAGAAGCAGGAAATCCAACACCTTCCTGGAGTTGGGTTCAAGAGATTCAAGAAGATCCTCAAGAAGTGCAGGGAGGAACACCAGTCTAACAGAAAAAGCAATAATGGTCTCCTTGTCTCCActtcgtcttcatcttcatcatcaacttcttctcaTTGCCCAG TGTGTGATGGTACTTTTTTCCCAACTCTTCTCAAGGAAATGTCTTCAATATCCTGCAGCTTTAATACCCGAGCTAAAAAGCTGCTTGAGTTGCATATGGCTACAGGTGTTCATAAGTATTTAATATGGTTCAGGAATAAGTGTCAAGGCAATAATATATCTTTAGTAGAAGAAGGAAAGGACTTGGTAACCTATGCTACAGTTAATGCCATTGCCATCAGAAAGATTCTTAAGAAATATGACAAG ATTCACCACTCTAAGCAAGGTCAAGCTTTCAGACTACAAGCTCGGAGTATGTCAATTGAGATACTTCAATCCCCATGGCTTAATGAGCTTATTGCTTTCTATATAAACTTGAGGGAGACCAAATCCAGCATGAGGACCATCCCTGGATTGCTGGAAGAATGTGCTGTCACTTTTGATCAAGGAAAACCATCTCTTTCATGTGTACTGTTCGAGTCCTTGCGGCTGGAGATTGACCTCACATGTTCAATATGCTTG GAAACTGTTTTTGATGCGGTCTCACTCACATGCAGTCACATCTTGTGCTATATGTGTGCATGTTCAGCTGCATCAGTAACCATCGTGGATGGCCTAAAAGCAGCTAATCCGAAGGCAAAATGTCCTCTCTGCAGGAAG GAAGGTGTTTATGAATGCGCTGTTCACTTGGATGAATTAAACATTTTACTGAAGAGAAG CTGCCCAGAGTACTGGCGTGAGCGTCAGCAATCAGAAAGGAGAGAACGAGTCCAACAAGCAAAAAAGCATTGGGAGAATCAGTGTCGTGCATTCATGGGGATATAA
- the LOC116253981 gene encoding probable E3 ubiquitin-protein ligase BAH1-like 1 isoform X2: MKFCKRYQEYMQKQEIQHLPGVGFKRFKKILKKCREEHQSNRKSNNGLLVSTSSSSSSSTSSHCPVCDGTFFPTLLKEMSSISCSFNTRAKKLLELHMATGVHKYLIWFRNKCQGNNISLVEEGKDLVTYATVNAIAIRKILKKYDKIHHSKQGQAFRLQARSMSIEILQSPWLNELIAFYINLRETKSSMRTIPGLLEECAVTFDQGKPSLSCVLFESLRLEIDLTCSICLETVFDAVSLTCSHILCYMCACSAASVTIVDGLKAANPKAKCPLCRKASVYECAVHLDELNILLKRSCPEYWRERQQSERRERVQQAKKHWENQCRAFMGI; this comes from the exons ATGAAGTTCTGTAAAAGATATCAAGAGTACATGCAGAAGCAGGAAATCCAACACCTTCCTGGAGTTGGGTTCAAGAGATTCAAGAAGATCCTCAAGAAGTGCAGGGAGGAACACCAGTCTAACAGAAAAAGCAATAATGGTCTCCTTGTCTCCActtcgtcttcatcttcatcatcaacttcttctcaTTGCCCAG TGTGTGATGGTACTTTTTTCCCAACTCTTCTCAAGGAAATGTCTTCAATATCCTGCAGCTTTAATACCCGAGCTAAAAAGCTGCTTGAGTTGCATATGGCTACAGGTGTTCATAAGTATTTAATATGGTTCAGGAATAAGTGTCAAGGCAATAATATATCTTTAGTAGAAGAAGGAAAGGACTTGGTAACCTATGCTACAGTTAATGCCATTGCCATCAGAAAGATTCTTAAGAAATATGACAAG ATTCACCACTCTAAGCAAGGTCAAGCTTTCAGACTACAAGCTCGGAGTATGTCAATTGAGATACTTCAATCCCCATGGCTTAATGAGCTTATTGCTTTCTATATAAACTTGAGGGAGACCAAATCCAGCATGAGGACCATCCCTGGATTGCTGGAAGAATGTGCTGTCACTTTTGATCAAGGAAAACCATCTCTTTCATGTGTACTGTTCGAGTCCTTGCGGCTGGAGATTGACCTCACATGTTCAATATGCTTG GAAACTGTTTTTGATGCGGTCTCACTCACATGCAGTCACATCTTGTGCTATATGTGTGCATGTTCAGCTGCATCAGTAACCATCGTGGATGGCCTAAAAGCAGCTAATCCGAAGGCAAAATGTCCTCTCTGCAGGAAGGCAA GTGTTTATGAATGCGCTGTTCACTTGGATGAATTAAACATTTTACTGAAGAGAAG CTGCCCAGAGTACTGGCGTGAGCGTCAGCAATCAGAAAGGAGAGAACGAGTCCAACAAGCAAAAAAGCATTGGGAGAATCAGTGTCGTGCATTCATGGGGATATAA
- the LOC116255045 gene encoding universal stress protein PHOS34-like, which translates to MEKERSVFIVGIDESKQSFHALEWALDSFFAPFSQETLPYKLVILHVRPVVSSYVGMAGPGASDILPMVEHDLHASATKVTERAREICVSKSVTDFTTEVKEGDARNVLCEAVERHHASMLIVGSHGYGAIKRAVLGSVSDYCAHHAHCTVMIVKMPKV; encoded by the exons atggagaaagagagatcggTGTTCATAGTAGGGATTGATGAAAGCAAGCAGAGCTTCCATGCTCTTGAGTGGGCGTTAGATAGTTTCTTCGCTCCTTTTTCACAAGAAACTCTTCCCTACAAGCTTGTCATCCTCCATGTCAGGCCCGTTGTTTCTTCCTATGTTGGCATGGCTGGCCCTG gTGCTAGTGATATCTTGCCAATGGTAGAGCATGATCTACATGCTTCAGCTACCAAAGTTACAGAAAGAGCTAGAGAGATCTGCGTTTCAAAATCA GTTACCGATTTTACTACTGAAGTGAAGGAAGGCGATGCCAGGAATGTCCTTTGCGAGGCAGTTGAAAGGCATCATGCAAGCATGTTAATTGTGGGCAGCCATGGATATGGAGCAATCAAAAG GGCTGTGTTGGGGAGCGTAAGTGATTACTGCGCTCATCATGCTCACTGCACCGTGATGATTGTTAAGATGCCCAAGGTTTAA
- the LOC116255274 gene encoding translationally-controlled tumor protein homolog gives MSITWWTYGTEFRHLPQPFSSVHKLLLFFEFGHIIAGDELLSDSSSHTEIANGMLWEVEGKWVVQGTIDVDIGANPSAEGADEDDVRSFGGPTKVLTIKQFVTYMKRHIKAFTPKLDEEKQELFKKHIEEATKFLLSKLKTFSCECLALSWMGAFDTDVVALN, from the exons ATGTCCATAACGTGGTGGACATATGGAACAGAATTTCGTCATTTACCCCAGCCTTTCTCGTCTGTTCATAAACTACTGTTGTTTTTTGAGTTTGGTCATATAATTGCAGGAGATGAGCTCCTTTCTGATTCATCCTCACACACAGAAATTGCTAATGGCATGCTATGGGAGGTAGAAGGAAAG TGGGTTGTTCAAGGAACAATTGACGTAGATATTGGTGCGAACCCATCTGCCGAGGGTGCTGATGAAGACgatgtaagatcatttggtgggccg aCGAAGGTGTTGACGATCAAGCAGTTTGTGACTTATATGAAGCGTCACATTAAGGCATTTACTCCCAAGTTGGATGAGGAGAAGCAGGAACTATTCAAGAAACACATTGAAGAAGCTACCAAATTTCTCCTCTCTAAGCTTAAGACCTTCAGCTGTGAGTGTCTGGCTTTGAGCTGGATGGGCGCTTTTGATACTGATGTCGTTGCATTGAATTAG